In Drosophila busckii strain San Diego stock center, stock number 13000-0081.31 chromosome 3R, ASM1175060v1, whole genome shotgun sequence, the sequence ACTGAGCAACTTCGCCAGCGGTCGAGCTGCAAGCAGGAGGAATTTTTGTTGAGTCTTTATATGGAAAATGTATTCTCTGTGCGCACTTGGGAAACGCATAATTATCAGCCTCCTGTGTCATTTTTAAATGCCTTCCCAAATACTCAATTATGTATAAAGGAGTAACTCATAATTTctgtttaactatttaaaatatatgcacttgaaagatttttttctttgctgtcaCTGTTTGACAGCTCAATGACCGAGGCACAGGTGTGCATGTATAGTTAACATACTGTTATGGTCGTCCAGCGTTGCCATTGGCAACCgtcaaaactaaaaacagtTTTGGTCAAATTGTCGACACATACACGCTCTGGTTGACTCCCAAGATGCCATTGTTCAATAAGAAGTTTGAAGCAAAGCCCATACCACCACGCATAAATCGTTGTAATATTGGCTTTCCAACTGTCACTGAGGATATAGACAGTTTTCGTCAGATCTCTTTGAATTTGGGCAACAAGGAGCTGCGATTTGCCGATGGTATTTGGATGCATTCGACGCGCAAGGGCGATGTCGATGAAATGCTGCGTttgaataaaaagtttaagGCATTGGAAGAGGAGAATAATATGTGTAACCTAAAGATTGAGGTTATGTTGGATCTGCTGGCAGAGCATGCAACGGAGCTGAATGAGCTGAAGCCAAAGGACAAGTGAAAGTGCAAGCAAAGTTAATGAGAGTGAGTTAAGGCTTTGTGGGAGCTGCTTTCTCTTAATCTTAAGCTAAATAAGTATTCTCTTTACAGAATCGTAAACACCGGTCATATTGATTGAAGACGGAATCACAAACAacctttattttattcaatagtATAATTCTTACTCATactcaataataatataaattttattacttcCTCATATagtacttatttttattttaaacttatcAATGGGAACTACTACTTATATGGAGCTTTAGTAAAGCACTTGCTGTGCACTGCATTCGCTTGGACGTTGGTCTGGCTTTGTTGACTAGCCCATTGGGGCATTAATATGGATTTGTTAGGCTAACGTATCGTTGAATGGAGCTGGTCAAATTGCTGGCATTATTGTCGCCCATTGGCAGCAATCTATAGACGCCATCGCTTGTGACGACAAGCTGCCGCTTGGCTCCCGctctttattgttattgataaGCCGGACGAGGGCCGCTTGTTACCCGATAACTAACGCTGCAGTGgctgatataaaaataaaaaaaataaaaaagaacacaacaataaagcagccgatataaaaaaatatataactacaTACATGGGGGGTTACACTTCG encodes:
- the LOC108602353 gene encoding protein chibby homolog 1, translated to MPLFNKKFEAKPIPPRINRCNIGFPTVTEDIDSFRQISLNLGNKELRFADGIWMHSTRKGDVDEMLRLNKKFKALEEENNMCNLKIEVMLDLLAEHATELNELKPKDK